One window of Oryza brachyantha chromosome 12, ObraRS2, whole genome shotgun sequence genomic DNA carries:
- the LOC102720933 gene encoding uncharacterized protein LOC102720933, whose amino-acid sequence MKIEKANAGFLTNFEVLDFLRSRGAKTDPMGCLGAVAASECKVYEYLLKTPSCNQTRESINEFVTRCDTFKLTNADKLNVINWRPSSAADAYAMIEECGKRFSKDDRGEACNEDERVEEFLELVKEAFPSPPPKPEEMTE is encoded by the exons ATGAAGAT AGAGAAAGCAAATGCAGGGTTTCTAACAAACTTTGAAGTGCTTGACTTCTTACGATCTAGAGGTGCTAAAACCGATCCTATGGGATGTTTGGGGGCTGTTGCTGCTTCAGAGTGTAAG GTATATGAGTACCTGTTGAAAACTCCTTCTTGCAACCAGACAAGGGAATCAATTAACGAATTTGTGACCAGATGTGATACCTTCAAGCTTACAAATGCTGACAAGCTAAATGTAATCAATTGGAGACCATCCTCGGCTGCTGACGCCTATGCG ATGATAGAAGAATGTGGTAAACGATTTTCCAAGGACGATCGAGGAGAGGCATGCAATGAAGATGAACGAGTTGAGGAATTCTTGGAGCTAGTGAAGGAAGCTTTCCCATCACCCCCTCCAAAGCCAGAGGAAATGACAGAGTGA
- the LOC102721221 gene encoding putative pumilio homolog 10 isoform X2 — MRAARCEIGGCPVAEMEELPDNQEDPRLSAYCTDKIADAIFADHVELGSQYADDDSSPEAGWVPMAARRQSQSQPQLGSSRLGVFLENDNFSDDQSLASAFKNMSLALRDCSVDIATNPFNPFSIASIAPMSGRYSASRVNSSADSMMNPSHRQDALRPSSLNINVAEYMEPKYGVRNVQMYTGLHGSDYVSGDPFNRPSASPLHKQYFLDGQLQANAPYQQMGPNFGRQDTDAERHYLLQSQCAYQQMPQVAGSDVHWIRSNQHGFIHSPAIPASGAPTYLGIPKVDQPAHGSADAYWNGAAISHGNNQLNSTFVNNCSCIIYPDCSREICNYCQIKQAEKLNHRYGLRRSSKGFLQHQFFDKFSIKSFPGKTMMKSGGINSMRNIQSGLEPNGCIEMNQIIAHHGDNQHLNIQGNDLLRLDWPTSQALSPMESEYGLAMKTAQMNFSSVDEVVGKIHLLAKDQNGCRFLQRIFTEGTTEDVKKVFDGIIEHTAELVVDPFGNYLVQKLLEECNHDQKMHIIYEITKRPGQLIKFSCDMHGTRVVQKVIETINSPDEVSMVVCALSSGAITLMMDANGCHVALRCLQKFSHEHKAFLLDAAMEYYFELAEDRQGCCIIQKCILHANKEQKNQLLYNITSRALELSEHQYGNYVIQYILDLRISWATDEILNNLAGHYGYLSMQKSSSNVVEKCLREAAGPERVKIIHELVNDPKLLHILIDPYGNYVIQTALKECEDAAGRAVLIGAIRPHVAALRNNMFGKRILSKTYLKNRKY; from the exons ATGCGCGCGGCTCGCTGCGAGATTGGAG GTTGTCCTGTTGCTGAGATGGAGGAACTGCCGGATAATCAAGAGGATCCCAGATTGAGTGCCTACTGTACTGACAAGATCGCTGATGCGATCTTTGCGGACCATGTGGAATTGGGGTCTCAGTATGCTGATGATGATTCTTCTCCGGAGGCAGGGTGGGTTCCGATGGCTGCGAGAAGGCAGTCGCAGTCACAGCCACAGCTGGGGAGCAGCCGGCTTGGTGTCTTCTTGGAAAATGACAATTTTTCAGATGACCAGTCATTAGCATCAGCATTCAAGAACATGAGCTTGGCATTGAGGGATTGCTCTGTTGACATTGCTACTAATCCTTTCAACCCTTTCAGTATTGCAAGTATTGCACCCATGAGTGGACGCTATTCTGCAAGCCGTGTGAATTCATCCGCTGACAGCATGATGAACCCATCCCATCGTCAGGATGCTCTCAGGCCCTCATCTCTGAACATCAATGTTGCTGAATACATGGAGCCCAAGTACGGTGTAAGGAATGTTCAAATGTACACTGGGTTGCATGGCTCGGATTATGTTTCTGGGGACCCGTTTAATCGACCATCAGCTTCACCTTTACACAAACAGTATTTTCTTGATGGGCAGTTGCAGGCTAATGCACCATATCAGCAGATGGGTCCAAATTTCGGGAGGCAAGATACTGATGCTGAGAGGCATTATCTTTTGCAATCCCAGTGTGCTTATCAGCAAATGCCACAGGTTGCTGGATCTGATGTTCATTGGATTAGAAGCAACCAACATGGTTTTATTCACTCCCCTGCTATTCCTGCATCTGGAGCTCCAACTTATCTTGGGATACCGAAGGTTGATCAGCCAGCACATGGCAGTGCTGATGCTTACTGGAATGGTGCTGCTATTTCACATGGAAACAACCAGCTGAATTCCACATTTGTGAACAATTGCTCATGTATAATTTACCCTGATTGTTCACGTGAAATCTGCAACTATTGCCAGATCAAGCAGGCAGAGAAGTTAAATCATCGTTATGGGCTCAGGCGTTCATCCAAAGGTTTCCTGCAGCAtcagttttttgataaattcagCATTAAAAGTTTCCCTGGAAAGACGATGATGAAGTCTGGCGGTATAAATTCAATGAGAAATATTCAATCTGGCCTTGAACCTAATGGCTGCATTGAAATGAACCAGATAATTGCCCATCATGGGGATAATCAACATCTTAATATTCAGGGCAATGATTTACTGCGTCTTGACTGGCCAACCTCCCAGGCTCTGTCACCCATGGAATCTGAATATGGTTTGGCTATGAAAACTGCTCAAATGAATTTTAGTTCAGTGGATGAAGTTGTTGGCAAGATTCATCTCTTGGCAAAGGATCAGAATGGTTGCCGCTTTCTACAGAGGATATTTACAGAAGGTACTACAGAGGATGTTAAAAAGGTCTTTGATGGAATCATTGAACATACTGCTGAGCTTGTTGTCGATCCATTTGGAAACTACTTGGTGCAAAAGCTACTTGAAGAGTGCAACCATGATCAGAagatgcatataatttatgaaataacCAAAAGACCTGGGCAGCTCATTAAATTTTCATGCGACATGCATGG GACACGTGTAGTGCAAAAGGTGATAGAAACAATAAACTCCCCAGATGAAGTTTCCATGGTTGTATGTGCTCTGAGCTCTGGTGCCATCACTTTGATGATGGATGCAAATGGCTGTCATGTTGCACTCCGCTGCTTGCAAAAATTCTCACATGAGCACAAAGCA TTCCTTCTTGATGCGGCCATGGAATACTACTTTGAGCTAGCTGAAGATCGTCAAGGTTGTTGTATCATTCAGAAATGCATTCTTCATGCAAATAAGGAGCAGAAGAACCAATTGTTGTACAATATCACATCCAGGGCCCTTGAGCTTTCAGAGCATCAGTATGG GAACTATGTAATACAGTATATCCTTGATCTGCGCATTTCATGGGCGACAGATGAAATACTGAACAATCTGGCAGGTCACTATGGATATCTATCGATGCAAAAAAGTAGCAGCAATGTGGTAGAAAAATGTTTAAGAGAAGCAGCAGGGCCTGAACGTGTTAAAATCATTCACGAGCTTGTCAATGACCCCAAGTTACTGCATATCTTGATCGATCCGTATGGGAACTATGTGATCCAAACAGCCCTCAAGGAGTGTGAG GATGCTGCAGGACGTGCTGTGCTTATAGGAGCCATTAGGCCGCATGTTGCTGCTCTTCGGAACAACATGTTTGGAAAGAGGATTCTGTCAAAAACTTACCTGAAGAACAGGAAGTACTAA
- the LOC102721221 gene encoding putative pumilio homolog 10 isoform X1 translates to MRFLGFFSCVLARSKSFLGEVCCNVPILGFLDGCQCCPLLLSSREIVRTNGCPVAEMEELPDNQEDPRLSAYCTDKIADAIFADHVELGSQYADDDSSPEAGWVPMAARRQSQSQPQLGSSRLGVFLENDNFSDDQSLASAFKNMSLALRDCSVDIATNPFNPFSIASIAPMSGRYSASRVNSSADSMMNPSHRQDALRPSSLNINVAEYMEPKYGVRNVQMYTGLHGSDYVSGDPFNRPSASPLHKQYFLDGQLQANAPYQQMGPNFGRQDTDAERHYLLQSQCAYQQMPQVAGSDVHWIRSNQHGFIHSPAIPASGAPTYLGIPKVDQPAHGSADAYWNGAAISHGNNQLNSTFVNNCSCIIYPDCSREICNYCQIKQAEKLNHRYGLRRSSKGFLQHQFFDKFSIKSFPGKTMMKSGGINSMRNIQSGLEPNGCIEMNQIIAHHGDNQHLNIQGNDLLRLDWPTSQALSPMESEYGLAMKTAQMNFSSVDEVVGKIHLLAKDQNGCRFLQRIFTEGTTEDVKKVFDGIIEHTAELVVDPFGNYLVQKLLEECNHDQKMHIIYEITKRPGQLIKFSCDMHGTRVVQKVIETINSPDEVSMVVCALSSGAITLMMDANGCHVALRCLQKFSHEHKAFLLDAAMEYYFELAEDRQGCCIIQKCILHANKEQKNQLLYNITSRALELSEHQYGNYVIQYILDLRISWATDEILNNLAGHYGYLSMQKSSSNVVEKCLREAAGPERVKIIHELVNDPKLLHILIDPYGNYVIQTALKECEDAAGRAVLIGAIRPHVAALRNNMFGKRILSKTYLKNRKY, encoded by the exons ATGCGTTTCTTGGGATTTTTCTCGTGCGTTTTGGCACGATCGAAAtcttttttgggagaagtCTGTTGCAATGTGCCGATTCTTGGATTTTTAGACGGATGCCAATGCTGCCCCCTGCTGTTGTCGTCACGCGAAATCGTTCGTACGAATG GTTGTCCTGTTGCTGAGATGGAGGAACTGCCGGATAATCAAGAGGATCCCAGATTGAGTGCCTACTGTACTGACAAGATCGCTGATGCGATCTTTGCGGACCATGTGGAATTGGGGTCTCAGTATGCTGATGATGATTCTTCTCCGGAGGCAGGGTGGGTTCCGATGGCTGCGAGAAGGCAGTCGCAGTCACAGCCACAGCTGGGGAGCAGCCGGCTTGGTGTCTTCTTGGAAAATGACAATTTTTCAGATGACCAGTCATTAGCATCAGCATTCAAGAACATGAGCTTGGCATTGAGGGATTGCTCTGTTGACATTGCTACTAATCCTTTCAACCCTTTCAGTATTGCAAGTATTGCACCCATGAGTGGACGCTATTCTGCAAGCCGTGTGAATTCATCCGCTGACAGCATGATGAACCCATCCCATCGTCAGGATGCTCTCAGGCCCTCATCTCTGAACATCAATGTTGCTGAATACATGGAGCCCAAGTACGGTGTAAGGAATGTTCAAATGTACACTGGGTTGCATGGCTCGGATTATGTTTCTGGGGACCCGTTTAATCGACCATCAGCTTCACCTTTACACAAACAGTATTTTCTTGATGGGCAGTTGCAGGCTAATGCACCATATCAGCAGATGGGTCCAAATTTCGGGAGGCAAGATACTGATGCTGAGAGGCATTATCTTTTGCAATCCCAGTGTGCTTATCAGCAAATGCCACAGGTTGCTGGATCTGATGTTCATTGGATTAGAAGCAACCAACATGGTTTTATTCACTCCCCTGCTATTCCTGCATCTGGAGCTCCAACTTATCTTGGGATACCGAAGGTTGATCAGCCAGCACATGGCAGTGCTGATGCTTACTGGAATGGTGCTGCTATTTCACATGGAAACAACCAGCTGAATTCCACATTTGTGAACAATTGCTCATGTATAATTTACCCTGATTGTTCACGTGAAATCTGCAACTATTGCCAGATCAAGCAGGCAGAGAAGTTAAATCATCGTTATGGGCTCAGGCGTTCATCCAAAGGTTTCCTGCAGCAtcagttttttgataaattcagCATTAAAAGTTTCCCTGGAAAGACGATGATGAAGTCTGGCGGTATAAATTCAATGAGAAATATTCAATCTGGCCTTGAACCTAATGGCTGCATTGAAATGAACCAGATAATTGCCCATCATGGGGATAATCAACATCTTAATATTCAGGGCAATGATTTACTGCGTCTTGACTGGCCAACCTCCCAGGCTCTGTCACCCATGGAATCTGAATATGGTTTGGCTATGAAAACTGCTCAAATGAATTTTAGTTCAGTGGATGAAGTTGTTGGCAAGATTCATCTCTTGGCAAAGGATCAGAATGGTTGCCGCTTTCTACAGAGGATATTTACAGAAGGTACTACAGAGGATGTTAAAAAGGTCTTTGATGGAATCATTGAACATACTGCTGAGCTTGTTGTCGATCCATTTGGAAACTACTTGGTGCAAAAGCTACTTGAAGAGTGCAACCATGATCAGAagatgcatataatttatgaaataacCAAAAGACCTGGGCAGCTCATTAAATTTTCATGCGACATGCATGG GACACGTGTAGTGCAAAAGGTGATAGAAACAATAAACTCCCCAGATGAAGTTTCCATGGTTGTATGTGCTCTGAGCTCTGGTGCCATCACTTTGATGATGGATGCAAATGGCTGTCATGTTGCACTCCGCTGCTTGCAAAAATTCTCACATGAGCACAAAGCA TTCCTTCTTGATGCGGCCATGGAATACTACTTTGAGCTAGCTGAAGATCGTCAAGGTTGTTGTATCATTCAGAAATGCATTCTTCATGCAAATAAGGAGCAGAAGAACCAATTGTTGTACAATATCACATCCAGGGCCCTTGAGCTTTCAGAGCATCAGTATGG GAACTATGTAATACAGTATATCCTTGATCTGCGCATTTCATGGGCGACAGATGAAATACTGAACAATCTGGCAGGTCACTATGGATATCTATCGATGCAAAAAAGTAGCAGCAATGTGGTAGAAAAATGTTTAAGAGAAGCAGCAGGGCCTGAACGTGTTAAAATCATTCACGAGCTTGTCAATGACCCCAAGTTACTGCATATCTTGATCGATCCGTATGGGAACTATGTGATCCAAACAGCCCTCAAGGAGTGTGAG GATGCTGCAGGACGTGCTGTGCTTATAGGAGCCATTAGGCCGCATGTTGCTGCTCTTCGGAACAACATGTTTGGAAAGAGGATTCTGTCAAAAACTTACCTGAAGAACAGGAAGTACTAA